In Actinomycetota bacterium, the sequence TACCTGCGTTCGCTGTTCGGCACGTTCTGTGACGACCAAGACGAGGTCGAGGCCCGCTGCATGCTCTTTTTCTCGTTGTGGATCGGCAACCACTTCATCGCCGCCGATCACGGCGCGCGCAGCCGCGCTGAGGTGCTGAAGCTCGCCCTCAGGCGGCTCGAGGCCTGGTAGCGCGATTCGGCTGCTGCCTCGTCTGCTTCCGCAGACTCAGCCACTCATTGTGATTCGAGCTCTAAGCCTGACCGGGTCGTGGCCCCCTCCTTCGCCGAGTGGTGCGGCGTCGTCGACGTCGTGGTCGCCGCTGAGCTGGTCTTCAAGTTTGTAGCCACCTGCGGCGAAACCCGCTGACCGCCTCCGTAGGCTCACCTCGCAGCCCTTCACGCAAGCAACCGCCTGCCGTCCTTCTTCGCGGGTCAGCAAGTTGAGGAGATCAGCGCACACGCCAGATACACAACCCCTAGAGGAGGTCGGGCCGCCGCTCTGCAACCCGGTCGTTATACCGATACGGGGTAGGGCTATCGGCCCGGCATTGAGCGGCCGTCCAGCCCTGTCGAAACGCAGCGAAGACGCGCAGCCTGAATGTGAGCTTGCATCTCTCACATCGCCAGGAGGTTCGGATGAAGAGCTGGAAGCACACTCCGCTCTACGTCGGGTTGGCGGCAGGGCTTGTGATCGGGCTGCTGTTCGCCGGCGGCTCACTGGGTGCGCTGCTGCCGTGGGCGATTGTGTTGCTCTGCCCGGTGATGATGCTGCTCATGATGCGCGGCATGGGTCACCATGGGGCAGGGCAAGAGGAGAGGGATCACGAGGGCGAGCACTCTCTCCGCCAGCCAGGTAAGTAGGCGGTGGCCGCCTGAAGCGGGATCCGATGGCTGTCGAGGCGCTGCTGGCCGATCGTGCCACCGTCTAGTAACGACGACATAGCGTCGTAGCATCTTCCTCTGAGGAAAGTGCGTCCGCTTGGCCGTAGATACCCCTGGAGGGTATGATAGGCGGTGGATCGTTCCTGACTCGCTCGGTGGCTGGTCGAGCCCTCAGCTTAAGGCGAAGACCAGGTATGGAGCAGCACGGCTCCCGAAGGAGACTGCTATGGCGACGGAGACCCTCTCCGTTCCCGAGATCCACTGTGACCACTGCAAGACGTCCATCGAGGGGGCCTTGACGTCGATTGGCGGCGTTGAGGCTGCCACCGTCGACATCCCGGCCAGGACGGTCACGGTGACCTACGACAAGGCGTCGGTCGACCGTGGCGACCTGATCGCGGCCATCGAGCAGCAGGGCTACGAGATCCCGGCCCAGTAACGACGACAGGCAGGGCGACAGGCGAGAGGCAGACATGACCGACACCACCCGCGAACCCGCAGCGCCGACGGGCATGGGCCAGCTGGACTTTGAGGTCCAGGGCATGACCTGCGGTTCCTGTGCTGTCCGGGTCCAACGTGTGCTCGGTCGGCAGCCGGGCGTGGCCAGCGCCGAGGTGAACTTCGCAACCGGGAAGGCCCGGATCGCCCCTGCCGGCGCGGTCGACGTCGGCGACCTGCAGGCCGCGGTGGAGCGCATCGGCTACCACATCAGCCCGGTTGGTTCCGGCGGGAAGGCGGACGCCGAGGCGCAGGCTGAGGCCGCATGGCGCCGGCGGCTGGTCGTGGCGATCCCCCTGGCGTTGGCCCTGGTCGTCCTGGCCATGCTGCCCGGCGGGGCCATGGAGCAGCCCTGGGGCAGGCTGACAGCGCTGGCCCTGGCCACGCCGGTGCAGTTCTGGGTCGGCTGGCCGTTCCTGCGCGAGGCCACCCGGCGGGCCCGGCGGCGCACCGCCAACATGGACACCCTCATCGCCATGGGGACCCTGGCCGCCTACGGCTTCTCAGTGGCCCAGCTGCTCACCGGTGGGATGGAGCTGTACTTCGAGGCCGCCGCGGTCATCATCGCCTTCCTCGTCCTGGGCCGTTTCTTCGAGGCCCGGGCCAAGGGTCGGGCCGGCCAGGCCATCCGGGCCCTGCTCGAGCTCGAGGCAAAAGAGGCCAGGGTGCTCCGCGACGGCCAGGAAATCATGGTCCCGGTGGAGCAGGTGGCGGTCGGCGACCTGCTCAAGGTCCGCCCGGGCGAGAAGGTCCCGACCGACGGCGAGGTCGTCGCCGGGGCCAGCGCCGTGGACGAGTCCATGCTCACCGGCGAGTCCGTGCCGGTCGAGAAGGCGGAGGGCGACCCAGTGACGGGGGCCACGGTCAACACCAGCGGCGCCCTGACCGTGCGCGCGACCAGGGTCGGGGCCGAGACCGCCCTGGCCCAGATCGTCCGGCTCGTGGAGGACGCCCAGGCGTCCAAGGGTCACATCCAGCGGCTGGCCGACCGCGTGGCCGGGGTCTTCGTCCCGGCCGTCATCGCCATCGCCCTGGCCACCTTCGCCGCCTGGACCCTGCTGGCCGGCGACCCGCAGGCCGGCCTGGTCGCGGCCGTGGCCGTGCTGATCATCGCCTGCCCGTGCGCGCTCGGCCTGGCCACCCCAACGGCCATCATGGTCGGGACCGGCCGGGGGGCCGAGCTCGGCGTGCTCATCAAGGGGGTGGAGGTGCTGGAGCAGACCCGCCGCATCACCACCGTGGTCTTCGACAAGACCGGCACCCTGACCCGCGGGGAAATGACCCTCACTGACGCCGTCGCGGCGACCGGGCTGGACGAGGCCGAGCTGCTGCGCCGCGCCGGAGCGGTCGAGGCCGACAGCGAGCATCCCATCGGCCGCGCCATCGCCACCACAGCTCGCCAGCGGGACGGCGCGCTGCCCGAGGCCGGCGGGTTCCAGGCCCTGGCCGGCCGCGGCGCCCGGGCCGACATCGACGGCGCCACCGTCTGGGTCGGGCGCCCCAAGCTCATGGCCGACGCCGGCCTGCTCACACCTGCAGCCATGGACGACGCCGCCGAGCGGCTGGAGAGGGATGGGAAGACCGCCGTCTTCGCCGGCTGGGATGGCGAGGTCCGCGGCGTGCTGGCGGTCGCCGACACCCTCAAGGACGACGCGACCGACGTGGTCACTCGCCTGCACGGCATGGGCCTGGAGGTGGCCATGCTGACCGGCGA encodes:
- a CDS encoding DUF2933 domain-containing protein, which produces MKSWKHTPLYVGLAAGLVIGLLFAGGSLGALLPWAIVLLCPVMMLLMMRGMGHHGAGQEERDHEGEHSLRQPGK
- a CDS encoding heavy-metal-associated domain-containing protein, coding for MATETLSVPEIHCDHCKTSIEGALTSIGGVEAATVDIPARTVTVTYDKASVDRGDLIAAIEQQGYEIPAQ
- a CDS encoding heavy metal translocating P-type ATPase, giving the protein MTDTTREPAAPTGMGQLDFEVQGMTCGSCAVRVQRVLGRQPGVASAEVNFATGKARIAPAGAVDVGDLQAAVERIGYHISPVGSGGKADAEAQAEAAWRRRLVVAIPLALALVVLAMLPGGAMEQPWGRLTALALATPVQFWVGWPFLREATRRARRRTANMDTLIAMGTLAAYGFSVAQLLTGGMELYFEAAAVIIAFLVLGRFFEARAKGRAGQAIRALLELEAKEARVLRDGQEIMVPVEQVAVGDLLKVRPGEKVPTDGEVVAGASAVDESMLTGESVPVEKAEGDPVTGATVNTSGALTVRATRVGAETALAQIVRLVEDAQASKGHIQRLADRVAGVFVPAVIAIALATFAAWTLLAGDPQAGLVAAVAVLIIACPCALGLATPTAIMVGTGRGAELGVLIKGVEVLEQTRRITTVVFDKTGTLTRGEMTLTDAVAATGLDEAELLRRAGAVEADSEHPIGRAIATTARQRDGALPEAGGFQALAGRGARADIDGATVWVGRPKLMADAGLLTPAAMDDAAERLERDGKTAVFAGWDGEVRGVLAVADTLKDDATDVVTRLHGMGLEVAMLTGDNARTAQAIAQRVGIDRVLAEVLPEDKVGEVARLQGEGRVVAMVGDGVNDAPALVQADLGIAIGTGTDVAIEASDLTLLRGDLAGVATAIELSRRTYRTIVQNLGWAFGYNVAAIPLAALGLLSPIVAGAAMALSSVSVVGNSLRLRRFGRRGS